In a single window of the Gammaproteobacteria bacterium genome:
- the nusA gene encoding transcription termination/antitermination protein NusA, translating into MNKDILLVVEAVCNEKGIAKDAIFQAVESALAMATKKGKIADIDVRVAIDRNTGDYNTFRRWLVVSDTEQLDNPAIQMRLSLARDRDPTVEVRGYVEEPMESVPFGRIGAQAAKQVIVQKVREAERAQLFESYQRRVGQLVTGVVKRVDRNGVILDLGGNTEAFIDRSDLIPREAIRNGDRVRGYLKEVRSDTRGPQLFVSRTAPELLIELFKLEVPEAGEGLIEIMGAARDPGLRAKIAVHSRESRVDSVGACVGMRGSRVQAVSNELTGERIDIIPWDPNPAQFVIKAMSPAEVTSIMVDEDSHSMDVAVPEAQLAQAIGRNGQNVRLASQLTGWELNVMTETQAVEKNEKETKNLQCLFMDTLEIDEDLATVLVQEGFSTLEEVAYVPAHEMLQIEGMEQQLVDDLRNRARDILLTRAIASEEHIEPEPSSDLLAMQGMDPPLVEALTARGIKTMEELAELAVDDLTDIENVDRARAANLIMTARVPWFAKQDQA; encoded by the coding sequence ATGAACAAAGATATACTGCTAGTCGTTGAAGCGGTTTGCAACGAAAAGGGGATTGCCAAGGATGCGATTTTTCAGGCGGTGGAGTCCGCGCTTGCGATGGCTACCAAAAAAGGGAAGATCGCTGATATTGATGTCCGCGTTGCCATTGATCGCAATACTGGCGATTATAATACTTTCAGGCGTTGGCTGGTGGTGTCCGATACGGAACAACTCGATAATCCAGCGATTCAGATGCGTTTATCTCTTGCCCGCGACCGCGATCCCACTGTAGAAGTGCGGGGATACGTGGAAGAACCCATGGAGTCGGTACCGTTTGGGCGCATTGGTGCCCAAGCCGCCAAACAGGTGATTGTGCAAAAAGTACGGGAGGCGGAACGTGCGCAATTGTTTGAAAGTTATCAACGCCGCGTCGGTCAGCTTGTTACCGGAGTGGTCAAGCGAGTTGACCGTAATGGTGTAATTTTGGATCTCGGTGGTAATACCGAAGCATTTATTGATCGTTCTGATCTGATTCCTCGTGAAGCAATCCGCAATGGTGATCGCGTGCGCGGCTACCTCAAGGAGGTACGTTCCGATACCCGTGGCCCACAGCTTTTTGTGAGTCGTACCGCTCCTGAGTTACTTATCGAGCTATTCAAACTTGAAGTTCCCGAGGCGGGAGAGGGTCTCATCGAAATCATGGGTGCCGCTCGTGATCCAGGACTACGAGCCAAAATTGCGGTTCATTCCCGCGAATCCCGTGTTGATTCAGTAGGAGCTTGCGTGGGAATGCGTGGTTCACGGGTTCAGGCGGTATCCAATGAATTGACTGGAGAACGTATTGACATCATTCCTTGGGATCCTAACCCTGCTCAATTCGTGATTAAGGCCATGTCGCCCGCAGAGGTGACCTCGATTATGGTAGACGAGGATTCCCATTCCATGGATGTTGCGGTACCCGAGGCCCAATTGGCCCAAGCAATCGGTCGTAATGGTCAAAATGTGCGTTTGGCAAGCCAGCTGACCGGCTGGGAACTCAATGTCATGACTGAAACTCAGGCGGTTGAAAAGAATGAAAAAGAAACCAAGAATCTCCAGTGCCTGTTTATGGATACCCTGGAAATCGACGAAGATTTAGCCACGGTATTGGTTCAGGAAGGTTTTTCAACTTTAGAAGAAGTAGCCTATGTCCCTGCCCATGAAATGCTGCAGATCGAAGGTATGGAGCAACAGCTGGTTGATGATTTGCGCAATCGGGCGCGGGATATTCTGTTGACACGCGCAATTGCCAGCGAAGAGCACATTGAGCCTGAACCTTCCTCAGATCTATTAGCTATGCAAGGAATGGATCCGCCTCTTGTCGAAGCATTGACGGCGCGCGGGATAAAAACTATGGAAGAGTTAGCTGAATTAGCAGTGGATGACCTGACGGACATCGAAAACGTGGATCGGGCACGAGCGGCAAATTTAATTATGACCGCGCGCGTGCCTTGGTTCGCCAAGCAGGACCAGGCCTGA
- the rimP gene encoding ribosome maturation factor RimP: MVKAPSRLKQLLEPLVIAMGYELVGMEYIGQGRRRVLRLYIDKPTGVTVDDCGRLSHQVSGVLEVEDPIPGPYTLEISSPGLDRPLFEIQDFERFIGHKVHVKLFPQPTGSIMTEKSEHDAVSISGRSKVTGLLKGTLGAYIVVEEQGHELVVPLERIEKANLIPEIYQPKR, translated from the coding sequence GTGGTCAAAGCGCCATCACGATTGAAACAATTATTGGAACCACTAGTGATAGCCATGGGTTACGAACTAGTGGGAATGGAGTATATCGGTCAGGGACGGCGTCGCGTTTTACGTCTTTATATTGACAAGCCCACAGGGGTAACTGTGGATGACTGTGGTCGGCTGAGTCATCAAGTGAGCGGCGTTCTGGAGGTGGAAGATCCGATTCCTGGGCCATATACCTTGGAGATCTCTTCGCCTGGCCTAGATCGTCCTTTATTCGAAATTCAGGACTTTGAACGGTTTATTGGACATAAAGTGCATGTGAAGCTTTTTCCGCAACCCACAGGTTCCATTATGACGGAAAAAAGTGAACACGACGCGGTATCGATATCAGGACGGAGTAAGGTCACGGGATTGCTTAAAGGTACGCTGGGCGCGTATATCGTGGTGGAGGAGCAGGGTCATGAGTTGGTGGTGCCTCTGGAACGTATCGAGAAAGCTAATTTAATTCCAGAGATCTACCAACCCAAGAGGTAA
- the infB gene encoding Translation initiation factor IF-2, with protein sequence MAEVTVKQFAEVLSIPAERLLVQLGEAGLAKKTHDETITEQEKIQLLAYLRRSHGEVAGTVGPQKITLKRKTVSEIRTTGAQGKAKTVSVEVRKKRTYIKRGPDDGETARSTTDEEAQRHVEEIIIQLPEEPVPRCDVEEDAPQVKKTVDPKLIEEGERSLQKERFEEQPVPPTILEPQLESVFSPNFVVETPIPNQVTGSSTELIHSKASIIPLVEVSKDCNIPSYAKEEISSPTSTTQPVRADQSITRRSSEKTGNRGAVRTGEGERSTEGSEIRSGEIGRSFRSSAAAGERSASRSGERSPSTRTGEQRTGDRPAAARSGDRPAGERSGQRSGDRPAAARSGDRPAGERSGQRSGDRPAAARSGDRPAGERSGQRSGERPAGERSGDRPAGQRSGERPAGERSGQRSGDRPVAARSGDRPAGDRSGQRFGDRPVAARSGDRPAGERSGQRSGERPAGDRSGERSVPRSGDRPAAARSGDRSATRTGERSSVRSGGERGAAGHPSSAVRQGVLEGRSGRDVGRSARRRGGPSDSRDDDRDLFSGREEFSSKGTRRKKRPALTTVLGTLQAQQGFQKPVGPVVREVSLPETLSVAELANKMSVKATEVIKALMKMGTMVTINQVLDQETAAIVVEEMGHKSKLLRENALEEALEANQQGEGVRGGRPPVVTIMGHVDHGKTSLLDYIRRTKVAAGEAGGITQHIGAYHVETPKGMITFLDTPGHAAFTAMRARGAKVTDIVVLVVAADDGVMPQTMEAIQHAQAAEVPMVVAVNKIDKAAADPERVRNELVQHRVLPEEWGGESIFVNVSAKTGQGIDALLDSILVQAEVLELHATRDQRATGVVIESALDKGRGPVATLLIQDGTLRKGDILLTGQEYGRVRALLDEAGRQVEEAGPSMPVVVLGLSAPPNAGDAAVVVPDERKAREIALFRQGKFREVKLARQGKVSLENVFAQLEDGESQQLNIVIKADVQGSAEALGDALSKLSSEGARVKVIASGVGGITESDVNLAVASGAILIGFNVRADSAARRLIAEEEVDTHYYSVIYDAIDDVKKAILGMLAPEYKEEIIGLAEVRDVFRSPKFGAIAGCVVMDGVVKRHNPIRVLRDNVVIFQGELESLRRFKDDVTEVRSGFECGIGVRNYSDVRAGDQIEVYERVQVQRSL encoded by the coding sequence ATGGCGGAAGTAACCGTAAAACAATTTGCTGAAGTACTTAGTATCCCGGCGGAACGTCTGTTGGTACAGCTCGGAGAAGCGGGTCTTGCCAAAAAGACCCATGACGAGACCATTACCGAGCAAGAAAAAATCCAGCTTCTTGCTTACCTGCGTCGTAGTCACGGTGAGGTAGCAGGAACGGTCGGGCCACAGAAAATTACCCTCAAGCGTAAAACGGTGAGTGAGATTCGCACGACTGGCGCTCAAGGTAAAGCTAAGACCGTGAGCGTTGAGGTACGTAAAAAGCGTACTTACATCAAACGCGGCCCTGATGATGGAGAAACAGCGCGTTCAACCACCGACGAGGAAGCGCAGCGTCACGTTGAGGAAATAATTATTCAATTGCCAGAAGAGCCTGTTCCACGCTGCGATGTGGAAGAGGACGCGCCTCAGGTTAAGAAAACGGTCGATCCCAAGTTAATCGAGGAAGGGGAACGGTCGTTGCAAAAGGAACGCTTCGAGGAACAACCTGTACCGCCAACCATTCTGGAACCACAGCTAGAATCTGTCTTTTCACCAAATTTTGTTGTGGAAACACCAATACCTAATCAAGTTACTGGTTCCAGTACGGAATTGATTCATTCTAAGGCTTCTATCATACCTCTCGTGGAAGTTTCGAAGGATTGCAATATTCCTTCTTATGCAAAGGAGGAGATATCTTCTCCTACTTCAACAACGCAGCCAGTTCGTGCTGACCAATCCATAACCCGTCGCTCCTCCGAAAAAACGGGTAACCGTGGCGCGGTAAGAACTGGTGAGGGAGAGCGCTCTACGGAGGGAAGCGAGATTCGCTCTGGTGAAATAGGGCGATCCTTTCGGTCGTCAGCAGCTGCTGGCGAACGCTCTGCGTCACGTTCAGGAGAACGTTCTCCCTCAACGCGCACGGGAGAACAACGTACGGGGGATCGACCCGCTGCTGCTCGCTCTGGGGATCGTCCCGCTGGGGAGCGTTCTGGGCAGCGCTCTGGGGATCGACCCGCTGCTGCTCGCTCTGGGGATCGTCCCGCTGGGGAGCGTTCTGGGCAGCGCTCTGGGGATCGACCCGCTGCTGCTCGCTCTGGGGATCGCCCCGCTGGGGAGCGTTCTGGGCAGCGCTCTGGGGAGCGTCCCGCTGGGGAGCGTTCTGGGGATCGCCCCGCTGGGCAGCGCTCTGGGGAGCGTCCCGCTGGGGAGCGTTCTGGGCAGCGCTCTGGGGATCGACCCGTTGCTGCTCGCTCTGGGGATCGCCCCGCTGGGGATCGCTCCGGGCAGCGCTTTGGGGATCGACCCGTTGCTGCTCGCTCTGGGGATCGCCCCGCTGGGGAGCGTTCTGGGCAGCGCTCTGGGGAGCGTCCCGCTGGGGATCGCTCTGGCGAGCGTTCCGTGCCGCGTTCAGGTGATCGTCCTGCTGCTGCTCGTTCGGGAGACCGTTCCGCCACGCGCACCGGGGAGCGATCTTCCGTGCGTTCTGGTGGCGAGCGGGGTGCTGCTGGTCATCCCTCAAGTGCCGTACGTCAAGGAGTATTAGAGGGACGCAGTGGACGCGACGTAGGCCGTTCTGCGCGGCGTCGCGGTGGCCCATCGGACTCACGGGATGACGATCGTGATTTATTCAGTGGCCGTGAGGAATTTTCGAGCAAGGGAACACGACGCAAGAAACGTCCGGCATTAACTACTGTCCTCGGTACTCTTCAGGCACAGCAAGGCTTTCAAAAACCCGTGGGTCCAGTGGTCAGGGAGGTAAGCCTCCCCGAAACCTTAAGTGTTGCGGAATTGGCCAATAAGATGTCAGTGAAGGCCACTGAGGTAATCAAGGCACTGATGAAAATGGGAACCATGGTGACCATCAATCAAGTTCTTGATCAGGAAACGGCGGCCATTGTCGTCGAGGAGATGGGCCACAAGTCGAAATTATTACGGGAAAACGCCTTAGAAGAGGCGCTGGAGGCTAATCAGCAAGGTGAAGGTGTTCGTGGAGGGCGGCCACCGGTGGTCACCATCATGGGGCATGTTGACCATGGTAAAACATCGCTGTTGGACTACATTCGTCGTACAAAAGTGGCTGCTGGCGAAGCAGGAGGGATCACGCAGCACATCGGTGCCTATCATGTCGAAACTCCCAAGGGCATGATTACCTTTTTGGACACTCCCGGTCACGCAGCATTTACTGCCATGCGTGCTCGTGGCGCTAAGGTGACCGATATTGTGGTTTTGGTGGTAGCCGCCGACGATGGGGTGATGCCTCAGACCATGGAAGCCATTCAACACGCACAGGCCGCTGAAGTACCAATGGTGGTGGCAGTCAACAAAATCGACAAGGCTGCCGCTGACCCAGAACGTGTTCGCAATGAATTGGTTCAACATCGAGTTTTGCCAGAAGAATGGGGAGGCGAAAGCATCTTTGTTAATGTTTCGGCCAAGACTGGTCAAGGTATTGATGCCCTACTTGATTCGATTTTGGTTCAGGCCGAAGTTTTGGAACTGCATGCCACGCGCGATCAGCGTGCCACGGGCGTCGTTATTGAGTCAGCCCTCGACAAAGGGCGCGGACCGGTAGCTACTTTGTTGATCCAGGATGGCACTTTGCGCAAGGGCGATATCTTGCTTACCGGTCAGGAGTATGGCCGTGTACGTGCGTTACTAGACGAGGCGGGACGTCAGGTAGAAGAAGCGGGGCCATCAATGCCCGTGGTAGTTCTAGGGCTTTCAGCTCCGCCTAACGCCGGTGATGCAGCGGTAGTAGTACCCGATGAACGTAAGGCGCGGGAAATTGCTTTATTTAGACAAGGTAAATTCCGTGAAGTCAAGCTTGCCCGTCAAGGCAAGGTATCGCTGGAAAATGTTTTCGCGCAGTTGGAAGATGGCGAGAGTCAACAACTCAATATTGTTATCAAGGCCGATGTGCAAGGCTCCGCTGAGGCGCTTGGCGATGCCCTGAGCAAACTTTCCAGCGAAGGCGCACGGGTTAAAGTAATCGCATCCGGCGTGGGTGGTATCACCGAGTCTGATGTCAATTTGGCGGTGGCCTCGGGGGCGATTCTCATCGGGTTTAACGTGCGTGCCGACAGCGCAGCCAGACGTCTCATCGCCGAGGAAGAAGTGGATACTCACTATTATAGTGTGATCTATGACGCTATTGATGATGTCAAAAAAGCCATCCTCGGGATGCTGGCCCCGGAATACAAGGAGGAGATTATCGGTCTGGCTGAAGTTCGCGATGTTTTCCGCTCACCCAAGTTTGGTGCTATCGCCGGGTGCGTTGTGATGGATGGTGTCGTCAAGCGTCACAATCCCATTCGGGTATTGCGCGACAATGTCGTTATCTTCCAGGGTGAGTTGGAGTCGCTACGGCGTTTCAAGGATGACGTGACCGAGGTCCGATCTGGATTTGAGTGTGGTATCGGGGTACGCAACTATAGCGATGTCCGTGCGGGTGACCAGATCGAAGTTTATGAACGCGTTCAGGTACAACGTTCCCTCTAG